The genomic window GCCGCCTGGAAGTGGAACCGATTTTGGCTATTCTGGCGTGGTTGGCGGAGCAGGCTTGAACACGATGTACTTTCAGGTTGATGGCACGGTGTTGCGTGACAGCCAAACCGGCGCCGTAGCCAGCGGCGTAATTTACGTGGGGCGGACTGGCGACCCCACTTCCAACCGGGCTGCTTCCATCCTGGGAACAACTGGAAGAGCCAAGGGTTGGCGCCTGAATCAAAAAACCAATAGCTGGGTGATTTACTGAGCGAGTGGAAAATACGATGATGAAAATTCAGCATAAATCGGCAACAGGCGATAAAGGGTTCACCCTTGTCGAGGTCCTGATTTCCATGGTCATTCTGGTGATAGGTTTACTGAGTATCCTGGCGCTCTTTGCCAAGGGCCTTTCCGCCACTCAGTATGCCCAACAGGATATGATCGCCAAACAGAAGGCGCGCGAGCAGTTAGAGGCCATTTATTCCGCCCGCAACGACGGCAGAATTACCTGGGCCAACATCACCAACACCCCAGTCCCTGCACCGGGTATCTATTTCCCGACGGGATTTCAACCTTTGTACAGGATGACGGATAGCTCTACCGAACTGGTGGGATCAAACATCAATAGTGGGGTCCCCGATTTTATTGTGACGCACGATAATAGTGGAAACTTTCTAAAGGTCAACCTGAACAATTACACGCGCCAGGTGAACATCCAACTGGTGGATCCAACCAATCCCAACTTGAAACAAGTTACGGTCACCGTGAGAGTAATCACTCCGGGCGTAGGCACCCGTGACTATCAGGTGATTGGATATGTTTCCAAAACTCAATAGGTGAGATTGCGCATATGAAAACTTCATGTCAGCAACGTTTTCGGAACCAACGGGGATTCTCCCTGGTCGAGCTTTTGGTGGCCATGGCCATCACGATCATCGTCATGGCAGCCGCCATGATGATGTTCATGAAATCCCTGGACACCAATGACATGACCATGCTTATAGCTGAGATGCAGGCCAACGCGCGCGCCGGAACCAATGCCCTCGCGCAGGATATTAACCAGGCGGGCACCGGGATTGCCTGGGGCGGCTACACTCTTGCCCAAGGCCCAGCGGAGAATTTCGGTAATAACGCGACCTACATGAATCCCAATAACTTCTACACTGTGCCTGCCAGTGCGGGTCCCCCTGCTACCCCTGCTACTAACGTCATGTACGGAATCACTCCAGTGGATGGGGGTGGGCCGGCAATCGCGGGGCCTGCAAACAACGGCGCTGGGGCGCCGGTTCAAATGGATGGCATCAATTTGGTGTACGCCGACCCAGTCCTGAGCAGTAGCGACCCCACAGTCTCCAATTGGACTACCCCTCCTGCTCCTGGCCCTGCTGTTGCAGACGCTGGAGCCAACATTACTATCACGATGCCCAATGGCATGTTACCCGCCGTCAACGATAACAACAGCGGCATACGAATAGGCGATGTGTTGACCTTGAATAATTCGGTCGTGGGCGTTGTCAGCAATGTTGCCCCCGGCCCTCCTGCAATCATTACGCTTTCCCCGGGCGATCCTTACAACATAAATCAATTTGGCCCTGTTGGCGCTGGAACACCGGGAAGCGTCAGGTCACTGGCGCCCTACCCAATCTCCGTTAATGTGATGAGGCTGTATGTGATCACCTATTTCCTGCAGGGGATAGACGCCGCGGGTAATCCGGTGACCAAGGCGGCGGCGGCCACAGCGGTGGACTTCCGGCTTATGCGGCAGGTCAATCAGCAGGCAGCCACGATTGTTGCCGAACATATCAATTACCTGCAGTTCTCTTACGACTTGGGAGATCCCAGTTGCCTGACAACCGCCCCCATGTCCCACATTCCCAATGCCGTGGAACCGACTGCTTGTGGAATCCCAACTGCCAAACCGGCCTATGACAAGATCAGGACCGTGTATATCAACCTCGGGGCGCGTTCGGCCAAACCCGATAAACGGGGGGTGTATTACCAAACCACCGTTAACACTACCGTCGGCCCCAGGAGCTTGAGCTATAACAATACTTATCCCGCTGACAAGCCATGATTGTTTTAAGGATACTTGGAACAAAGGAACAGAATTTCGCAGTTTGTAAGCACTTGGAAAAACAGAAGGACATGTTTATGAAAAACTCATTGTGCAGATCGAAATCATCTTCGGCAAATTCCTCAGCCCGCGGCATGGCGCTCGTTACTACGTTGCTGCTGCTGATCATGCTCTCGGCTTTGGCCATCGCCTTTACGCTGGCGGTAAATACTGAAAACCGCATGCAAGGCACCGACAAGGGCAACACCCAGGCCTACTATGGCGCCGAAGCCGGCATGGAAAAAATGATGATCGACCTGAATGGGCTCTACAATACAGCGGCGGCGCCCAGTGTGGCCCAGATCCAGGGTCTTAGCGCGCTCTCGACCTGTACGTCGCCCTGTCCCTTCCCTGTCATTCCCGGCATTCAATACAGCGAATACAACTTTAATACGACCCCCAGTGCCACGGATCCAACCCAGCCGAAAACCTGGCCCTCCACCGTCCAGGCTGGCCCCAATGCGGGTCTCATTGCGGATGTTATTCCCATAACGCTGTCAGTGACCGCCAAGACCAACGCCAGCGAAGAAGTGCGCATGATCCGGAACGTGGAAGTGGCGCTGATTCCGGTCTTCCAGTTCGGTGTCTTTTCTGATAGCGATCTCGATACTTTCGCCGGCCCTCCCATGGAGATTGGCGGCCGTGTCCAGACCAATGGTGACCTCTACCTGGCGGCCGGAAACGGAGGCGACACGGCATTTTTGGGCAAGCTGCGAACCGCCAAAGAAGTGGTCCGCGATTTTCTCGCCAATGGTGCTTCCATGACCACCCACACGGGAATTGTGGAGATACCCACGGCCACCGGGGGCTGCAACTCGCCCGCCAAGTCTGCCTGCCGGCAACTCTCTTACACCGGTCCTAATGAGAGTAGTTGGCAGGGCGGCGTATGGCCCGACACCGTAGATCCTTTTGGCAACAGCTTTGGCGGTAACCTTAACACCACCCCCGGCTGGGGAGGCATCTCGAGCACTTACTCAGGTTTCCTGCTGGCGCACGAAGACGGGGTCAAGCCGCTCAGTCTGCCCTTCGTCCAACCCGGAGTGAGTAACATTGAGATCCTGCGCCGTGGCCAGACTACCGACCCTGTTAGCCTCACTCAATCTCGCCTTTACAGCAAGGCCCAGATTCGCGTACTGCTGGATGATGATCCCGCCGATCTTCCCGGCGGTGCTGGTGATCCTAACAATATCCGTTTGGCCAACACTGGCACTTACGCCAATGGCGTGCCGGTCACCGTATGGCCGGCGGTGGTCCCTAACCAACAGCTCACGACCACGGCTTGCAATTCAGCCTGCACCACATTTTTTGCTGAAGGGACGAATGCAGCTATTCTCGGCCCCGGCCCCTTCACCGCCGACACGAACTGGGTGCTTCCGAAATCTGATGCTGGCGGCACTTACACCGAGAATGGTACTCCGGTGGTTGATAACGGCATGTCACCGAACACAGCCCCCTACATGACAGACAACCCGAATACGCCCTTGAAAAAGAGATGGAGCCTGATTGATGGCTGGCTCAGGGTTGAGGTTCGCAAGGCCGATGGCAGCTATCTGCCGGTTACCGCCGAGTGGCTGAAGCTCGGCTTCGCCCGCGGCTTTGACACGCCGACTGCCCCGTTGAGCAATAGCGTGCATCCCCAGGCCATCCTGATCCTCCAGCAATTGGCCAATCGCAAGGCCATGAGCAACACCCTTACCAATCCAACAGGTGGTCCCGCGATGATTCCCGGTATCGTGAGCGAAACCACCGGCAAGACAGTTGGTAATCCGCTCACCCCCGCTCTTACCGCTCTCGGCGTCACTGATCTGAAGAAGGATACGAGCGGCAAGTGGGTCTATGCCGGCGATCCCACGCAAGCTAATAACAATCCAGCCTCAGTCACCCCTAGTGCTACTGTCGGAAGCAATGCCTTCAATTTCTATCCCATCAACATGTATGACAGCCGTGAAGGTGAACCTCGTGAGAACACAAACCCCAATGGCGGCGGCACGAATCGCGTCGCTGGCGGAAATTATGGCTGCACCGTCAATGGGGTCATGAACGTCACTGAAATTGACGTAGGCAACCTGCAAAAATGGTTGACCGGCGCCACCGGCACCAACGGCACCCAAGTGGAGAACGTGTCGCAGAACGGTTACATCCTTTACTTCTCTGATCATCGCGGCATGCTTCCGGAGGCTGCGGCACCCAAGGCAGGTCCGCCGATCATTCTTGGCGCTTACGGCTTTGAAGACGTCATTAACCCTGGCAGCTCCCAGGGAATACCAAACAATGCAACCACCCCGATGGATGCAGGCGAAGATGTTGAAATTGCCGGCGATGCCGGCTCTGGCCTGCTGGAAGTCTATGGCTCAGCCAACCTGGGTCTGGGCTTCGGCTTCAATCCGGGTGACTTGGCGCCAGGAAGCGTCATGGCGGCCGGCGCCCACAGGGGTGATGAAGTATTCACGCGCCTGCCCAAGTGTGACATTGGTCGCGCCAACTGGGTCTCTGGTGCCCGTCACGGTGTACGCCTTATAGATGGCGGTCCCGGCAATCTGCCTCTGCGCGCCAACGGCGACCCCAGCAACATTGGCGGCTTCACCGTGGCTAGCGACAATCCTGCGTACGTTGAAGGCAACTACAATGCCAGCGCTGCCGGATGGGATAACCCCGTGGCTCCGGCGCCGGGCTATCCGCACGCCTCCGCCGCCGTCCTGGCCGATACGGTTACTCTGCTCTCCAACTCCTGGAATGACCTGAATAGCTTCGCCAGCCCGGGCAGCGTTACCGGCAACTACAATGCGACGACGGGCACCATCACCACTCCGAATATCATGGGCCGCGTGGCTACGGCCACCTACTATCGCCTGGCCATCGCCAGCGGCAAGAACGTTGACTTCCCGCTTCCCACCTATGGCACCAATGGCACCCCTATTGGCACCAACGGAGGCGCAACCAATCCGGGTGATTTGGACAAAACCGGGACCGTCGGCGGCCCTCCCAGTGACTATGGCACCGATGGCGGTATTCACAACTTTTTGCGTTATCTCGAGACTTGGAGCAAAATTGACCTGGGCAACGTCGTGATTCCTTCAAGTGGCTCCTTCTACAACGGCTCCATGGTAAGTCTGTATTACTCCCAATACACGACCGGTGTGTTTAAGTGCTGCGGTACGGTCTATCAACCGCCCAACCGCAACTACCACTTTGATCTGGACTTCCAGAACCTCTCCGAGGTGCCACCAGGTACCCCCAGGTTCCAGGAGGTCATCAACGTGGGCTACAAACAGGACCTGACATATAGATAAGCTGATTTATCGGTAACAGCACTCGTCCATAATCCAAAAGCCCCGCCGCACGCGGGGCTTTTGCTTTTCCTTTCGTGTTCCTTCGTTTGCCTTTGTACCCTTTGTGGTTAGCTTTTTGATTTATTGTTGTATCTGAATGCACACCAACTTCCTGCTCCGTACCGACAGCTATAAGTTCACCCACTGGAAGCAGTATCCAGCCGGGACGACCCATGTCTATAGCTACATGGAATCGCGCGGCGGCATGTTTCCTCAGACCCTGTTCTTCGGTCTGCAGTACTACCTGAAAAATTATCTGCAGGGCCCGGTCTTCGACAAAAACGACATTGCCGAAGCCGAGGACTTCTGCCGCCAGCACTTCGGACACAACGGTTATTTCAACCGCGCCGGCTGGGAATACCTTCTGCAAAAATACTCGGGGCGGCTGCCTGTAAAAATCATGGCTGTACCCGAGGGTACCGTGGTTCCTGTGTCCAACGTGCTCATGACCATCGAGAACACTGATCCTAACTGTCCCTGGTTGACCAATTACCTGGAAACTCTGCTTCTGAAAGTCTGGTATCCCATTACCGTGGCGACCCTCTCCTATGAGATGAAGAAGATGTTCCGCCACTTTCTCGAGCTGAGCGGGGACCCCTCTTTGCTTCCCTTCAAGGTCCACGACTTCGGCTACCGCGGCGTCTCCAGCGAAGAGACTGCGGCCATAGGCGGAGCCGCCCATCTCATCAACTTTCAAGGCACCGACACCGTGGCCGGTATTCAGATGCTTAAAAATTTCTATGGCGCTGCCGCCATGCCTGGCTTCAGCGTGCCCGCCGCGGAGCACTCCACCATCACCGCCTGGGGCAAAGAGGGCGAAGCCGATGCTTACCAAAACATGCTGAAGCAGTTCCCCGAAGGCATCGTCGCCTGCGTGAGCGATTCTTACGACATTCTCAAGGCTTGCGCTGAGATCTGGGGCCAGCGTCTGCGCCAGGCCGTCCTTGATCGTAACGGTGTCCTGGTCATCCGCCCCGACTCGGGAGATCCCAAGCGCGTGTTGCTCGAAGTCTTTCAGATTCTCTCGGAACGTTTTGGCTTTGAGATCAACTCCAAGGGCTACCGTGTGCTAAACCCTAAAGTTCGCGTCATCCAGGGAGACGGAATCAATTACTGGACCATGGGCGACATTCTGACTGCCATCACCAAAAGCGGATGGTCCGCCGACAACCTCACCTTCGGCATCGGTGGAGCGCTCCTGCAGCAGCTCAACCGCGATACCCAGAAGTTCGCTCTGAAGTGCTCCAGCGTGACCGTCAACGGCGTGCAGCGCGACGTCTACAAAGACCCGGCAACGGACCACGCCAAGGCCTCCAAGCGCGGACGGCTGGCGCTGGTGCGCGGCAGACAGCATCTGGAAACCGTCACGCTCGGCGAGCAAAGCAATGTTCCTGGAAATTTGCTGGAGACTGTTTTTCTCAACGGCGAGTTGCTCAAAGAATTTTCACTCGAAGAGATCCGGGATCGAGCAAAAATCGGATCTTGAAATCCTGGAATTTAATCAAGTTTTAAAGTCTGGTAAGTTATTTATTATCAATAGCTTAGCCTTATTTATGGAACAGGGGATGGCTGACCCTTGTTGGGGTTTGTTGAATCATCTTGGCCTGTGCCATGAAACGTGCGAAACTCAAGGGCGCTGCATGAAATATTGCGACATCTGCCACCAGACCTATCCCACCGAGTTCACCACCTGTCCGCGCGACCAGAGTCCCTTGCGTACGACCACGGAGCTGCTGCAAGGCATGGTGTTGCGCGGCAAGTATGAGATTCAGGAGAAGCTCGGCGCCGGGGGCATGGCGACGGTCTACTTGGCCAAGCACAAGGCTTTTAGTGAACTGCGCGCCATCAAGGTGGTCAGCAGCCGCAACCTGGAGGACCAGAACTTCATACGCCGCTTCAAGACGGAAGCGGTTATCACCCGCAAGCTGCAGCATCCTAACGCCGTACGCGTGGACGATCTCGACGAAACCGAAGACGGCCGCCCGTTTATCGTCATGGAGTATGTGCAGGGCGCCAACCTGCGCAGCACGATCCAGAATGAAGGTCCGCTGCCGGTCAAGCGCGCCCTCAATATTGCGGCCCAGGCTGCCGCTGCCCTGGCGGCGGCACATGAGCTGGGAATCACGCACCGCGACATCAAGCCCGACAACATTCTTCTGATTCGCCAGCCCGATGGCAGCGACCTGGTCAAGGTGCTGGATTTTGGCATTGCCAAGGTGCGAGAAGGCTCTTTCGATATCGGCGCCGGATACACGGCCACGCAGACGGGTTTGATCATCGGCACGCCGCAGTACATCTCTCCGGAACAGGCCAAGGGCGAGCATGGCGACCAGATTGACGGCCGCGCCGACCTTTACTCGCTGGGGATCGTGCTGTACGAGATGGTGACCGGGCAGTTGCCCTTCCAATCGCAGACCGCGGTGGGGATGCTGATGCACCACCTGCAAACCCCTGCTCCTGATCCGAAAGTAGTGAAGCCGGATTTGAACATTCCCCCGGCGCTTTCGGCGTTGCTGCAGAAGGCGCTGGAAAAAGACCCGGCCAACCGCTACCAGACGGCACAAGATATGTTGCGCGCGATTCAGGCGGTGCAGCAGTCTTTAGGCGAAGGCAAAACCACGATGGTGCTGACCCCGGAGGCCTGGAACGCCTCGCCAAGCAGCACTACAGCCAACCTGCCAGCCCCCGCAGCACCAACCACGCGCAGCACGGTTTACTCTCCAGCAAAAACGCAGCCTGCTACTGCGCCTCAACCCAAGCCTGCTACCGCGGCGCGGCCTGCCCAGGCACGGGCCAAACCGGCCCCACCTAAAAGCGGCAAAGGTAAATGGATTGCTTTGGCTGTCGTGGTGATTGGCGTACTGCTGGTGCTGGGAAAGATGCAGCGTGACAAGCTGGCGACGAACACTAATCCCGCGCCGCAGCCGACGCCCACCGTAGCTTCCCACGAGCCCGCTACACATTCTGCTCCGGATGATGCCGCCATCACCACTGAAATTCAGCGTGCGATTGCAGCCACAGAGTGGGCTAAAGAAGCCTCCATCAATGTTGGGGTAAAAGACGGCAATGTGACCCTTACCGGCAAGGCCCCCAGGCACTACGATGCCGATATGGCCGGCGCGATTGCAGCCAACATCAGCGGGGTAAAGCTGGTGCACAACGAAATTGCTGTTCCCACTCCCACGCCGGCGCCTACACAGGTTGCGCAGATACCCACTAAACCAACGAAGACAGATAACTCTCAGCAGAAAAAACAAGAGGCCGCGCTCAAACAACGCGTAGACCAGTTGATTCAAACCGGAGTCTTCCAGCGCGAGAACCGGCAATTCGGTGGGGCCATGCAAAGTTTTCGCGACGCCCTGAAATTGGATCCGGGGAATCAGCAAGCTGTGACTGAGATTAAGAACACAGTCAAAGCCGCCGGGCTGGCCGGGAACCAGGCAGGACAACCGCAGCAAAATCAGAATGTCCCATTAAAGTTCTGGCAAGTGCGCGCCATGCTTGAGGCCAAGATGGTGCCGCAGAAAATTGTTGGTGCCGTACGTTTGCGAGGCGTGGATTTTGGCCTCACATCCGATCAGGAGCAGACGCTGCGCGATGCTGGGGCAAATGATGGCCTGATTCGTGTGATTCATAATAATCGGCGATAAGAGAATTGGGTCATTGGGCCATCGGATCATTGGGCCATTGGATCATTCGACGAAGGGGCAATGCCACGCACAATTTGACCTGAACGAACCCTCACCCAGACGAAAAATCCTAAAAAAAAAATGAAATCCACATGCCAAAATGGGGTAGTTCCAGAATGGGATTTTATATATAAGACCAATGTTTTCTTATATTTACAGGCGCCAATAAAGCACTCTATAGCTCATTGAGTGCAAGCCGCCTTCCATCCTCTCGAAAATCGTTGACATGCCTTCTGCAACCGGGCTATTACATAATTACAGCCTTACTGAAATGTTTCGAGTAAGGATGCAATTTCCAGGTGAGTTATCCGGGAAAGCCTCTTAACGCCCCCCGCAAAGAAGCACCCAAGAAGTTCCCTCCTGCTTCCCCTCAGGCGGAAGGGGTGAATGGAATCAGTACAAGAGGAAAAATATGCATACGCACGCACGCCATCTTGACAAAGTAATCTCGAGCCGGGTCCCGACGCGCATTGCTTCGCCGCGACACGTTGCACCCGGAACGTGGTCAATTGGTATCTATGCGGGCCGCTCCCCTCTGCAGCTTGCACCTTTACCCAGAATCATTAACCCTGTTCTGACTGCCTGGCATGTCACCGATGTTCCGGCGCAGTTCGTGGCCGATCCGTTCATGCTGCAGTCAGGAAGCATGTGGTACATGTTTTTTCAGGTCATGAACGCGGTCAGCCGCAAGGGCGAAATTGGACTGGCGACCAGCCGCAATGGAGCCACCTGGCAGTACGAACAGATTGTGCTGAACGAATCTTTTTCGGTGTCGTTTCCCTGTGTGTTCCGGTGGAACGATGATTTCTATATGGCCCCGGAGAGCACACAGGCCGGCGCAGTACGGCTGTATCGCGCCACATCTTTCCCGGATAAATGGGAATGCGTGAAAGACCTGGTCGAGGGC from Terriglobales bacterium includes these protein-coding regions:
- a CDS encoding prepilin-type N-terminal cleavage/methylation domain-containing protein, which translates into the protein MMKIQHKSATGDKGFTLVEVLISMVILVIGLLSILALFAKGLSATQYAQQDMIAKQKAREQLEAIYSARNDGRITWANITNTPVPAPGIYFPTGFQPLYRMTDSSTELVGSNINSGVPDFIVTHDNSGNFLKVNLNNYTRQVNIQLVDPTNPNLKQVTVTVRVITPGVGTRDYQVIGYVSKTQ
- a CDS encoding prepilin-type N-terminal cleavage/methylation domain-containing protein, producing the protein MKTSCQQRFRNQRGFSLVELLVAMAITIIVMAAAMMMFMKSLDTNDMTMLIAEMQANARAGTNALAQDINQAGTGIAWGGYTLAQGPAENFGNNATYMNPNNFYTVPASAGPPATPATNVMYGITPVDGGGPAIAGPANNGAGAPVQMDGINLVYADPVLSSSDPTVSNWTTPPAPGPAVADAGANITITMPNGMLPAVNDNNSGIRIGDVLTLNNSVVGVVSNVAPGPPAIITLSPGDPYNINQFGPVGAGTPGSVRSLAPYPISVNVMRLYVITYFLQGIDAAGNPVTKAAAATAVDFRLMRQVNQQAATIVAEHINYLQFSYDLGDPSCLTTAPMSHIPNAVEPTACGIPTAKPAYDKIRTVYINLGARSAKPDKRGVYYQTTVNTTVGPRSLSYNNTYPADKP
- a CDS encoding PilX N-terminal domain-containing pilus assembly protein; this encodes MKNSLCRSKSSSANSSARGMALVTTLLLLIMLSALAIAFTLAVNTENRMQGTDKGNTQAYYGAEAGMEKMMIDLNGLYNTAAAPSVAQIQGLSALSTCTSPCPFPVIPGIQYSEYNFNTTPSATDPTQPKTWPSTVQAGPNAGLIADVIPITLSVTAKTNASEEVRMIRNVEVALIPVFQFGVFSDSDLDTFAGPPMEIGGRVQTNGDLYLAAGNGGDTAFLGKLRTAKEVVRDFLANGASMTTHTGIVEIPTATGGCNSPAKSACRQLSYTGPNESSWQGGVWPDTVDPFGNSFGGNLNTTPGWGGISSTYSGFLLAHEDGVKPLSLPFVQPGVSNIEILRRGQTTDPVSLTQSRLYSKAQIRVLLDDDPADLPGGAGDPNNIRLANTGTYANGVPVTVWPAVVPNQQLTTTACNSACTTFFAEGTNAAILGPGPFTADTNWVLPKSDAGGTYTENGTPVVDNGMSPNTAPYMTDNPNTPLKKRWSLIDGWLRVEVRKADGSYLPVTAEWLKLGFARGFDTPTAPLSNSVHPQAILILQQLANRKAMSNTLTNPTGGPAMIPGIVSETTGKTVGNPLTPALTALGVTDLKKDTSGKWVYAGDPTQANNNPASVTPSATVGSNAFNFYPINMYDSREGEPRENTNPNGGGTNRVAGGNYGCTVNGVMNVTEIDVGNLQKWLTGATGTNGTQVENVSQNGYILYFSDHRGMLPEAAAPKAGPPIILGAYGFEDVINPGSSQGIPNNATTPMDAGEDVEIAGDAGSGLLEVYGSANLGLGFGFNPGDLAPGSVMAAGAHRGDEVFTRLPKCDIGRANWVSGARHGVRLIDGGPGNLPLRANGDPSNIGGFTVASDNPAYVEGNYNASAAGWDNPVAPAPGYPHASAAVLADTVTLLSNSWNDLNSFASPGSVTGNYNATTGTITTPNIMGRVATATYYRLAIASGKNVDFPLPTYGTNGTPIGTNGGATNPGDLDKTGTVGGPPSDYGTDGGIHNFLRYLETWSKIDLGNVVIPSSGSFYNGSMVSLYYSQYTTGVFKCCGTVYQPPNRNYHFDLDFQNLSEVPPGTPRFQEVINVGYKQDLTYR
- a CDS encoding nicotinate phosphoribosyltransferase: MHTNFLLRTDSYKFTHWKQYPAGTTHVYSYMESRGGMFPQTLFFGLQYYLKNYLQGPVFDKNDIAEAEDFCRQHFGHNGYFNRAGWEYLLQKYSGRLPVKIMAVPEGTVVPVSNVLMTIENTDPNCPWLTNYLETLLLKVWYPITVATLSYEMKKMFRHFLELSGDPSLLPFKVHDFGYRGVSSEETAAIGGAAHLINFQGTDTVAGIQMLKNFYGAAAMPGFSVPAAEHSTITAWGKEGEADAYQNMLKQFPEGIVACVSDSYDILKACAEIWGQRLRQAVLDRNGVLVIRPDSGDPKRVLLEVFQILSERFGFEINSKGYRVLNPKVRVIQGDGINYWTMGDILTAITKSGWSADNLTFGIGGALLQQLNRDTQKFALKCSSVTVNGVQRDVYKDPATDHAKASKRGRLALVRGRQHLETVTLGEQSNVPGNLLETVFLNGELLKEFSLEEIRDRAKIGS
- a CDS encoding protein kinase, producing the protein MKYCDICHQTYPTEFTTCPRDQSPLRTTTELLQGMVLRGKYEIQEKLGAGGMATVYLAKHKAFSELRAIKVVSSRNLEDQNFIRRFKTEAVITRKLQHPNAVRVDDLDETEDGRPFIVMEYVQGANLRSTIQNEGPLPVKRALNIAAQAAAALAAAHELGITHRDIKPDNILLIRQPDGSDLVKVLDFGIAKVREGSFDIGAGYTATQTGLIIGTPQYISPEQAKGEHGDQIDGRADLYSLGIVLYEMVTGQLPFQSQTAVGMLMHHLQTPAPDPKVVKPDLNIPPALSALLQKALEKDPANRYQTAQDMLRAIQAVQQSLGEGKTTMVLTPEAWNASPSSTTANLPAPAAPTTRSTVYSPAKTQPATAPQPKPATAARPAQARAKPAPPKSGKGKWIALAVVVIGVLLVLGKMQRDKLATNTNPAPQPTPTVASHEPATHSAPDDAAITTEIQRAIAATEWAKEASINVGVKDGNVTLTGKAPRHYDADMAGAIAANISGVKLVHNEIAVPTPTPAPTQVAQIPTKPTKTDNSQQKKQEAALKQRVDQLIQTGVFQRENRQFGGAMQSFRDALKLDPGNQQAVTEIKNTVKAAGLAGNQAGQPQQNQNVPLKFWQVRAMLEAKMVPQKIVGAVRLRGVDFGLTSDQEQTLRDAGANDGLIRVIHNNRR